One window of the Allosaccharopolyspora coralli genome contains the following:
- a CDS encoding MlaD family protein, protein MSAAVSTGRSWARTARVTVACLVASSLVAGCGIGGFSGLYNAPLPGGADLGDDPYRVQAEFADVLDLVPQAAVKVNDVPVGRIERVGLSDDNSTALVTMLVNGNVRMPETASAKLRQSSLLGEKFVELAAPAPEQPQPAASPGTDAMLTDGSRIP, encoded by the coding sequence ATGAGCGCCGCGGTCTCGACGGGCCGGTCGTGGGCGCGCACGGCACGGGTGACGGTGGCGTGCCTGGTGGCGTCGTCCTTGGTCGCCGGGTGTGGGATCGGCGGTTTCTCGGGGCTCTACAACGCCCCGCTTCCGGGCGGCGCCGACCTCGGCGACGATCCGTACCGGGTCCAGGCCGAGTTCGCGGACGTGCTGGACCTGGTGCCGCAAGCGGCGGTGAAGGTCAACGACGTGCCGGTCGGACGCATCGAACGGGTCGGTCTCAGCGACGACAACTCGACGGCGTTGGTGACGATGCTCGTCAACGGCAACGTTCGGATGCCGGAGACGGCGTCGGCGAAACTGCGCCAGTCCAGCCTGCTCGGCGAGAAGTTCGTCGAGCTCGCCGCGCCTGCCCCGGAGCAGCCGCAGCCGGCGGCGTCGCCGGGAACCGACGCGATGCTCACGGACGGCTCCCGGATCCCGTAG
- a CDS encoding MCE family protein translates to MKRTVRVPATRWLVVGCVLALLVSAGLWWVGQMTGTRVTAYVDKAVGLYQGSAVRVLGIQVGTIESVAPKGEVVQLDLRVDEGVDIPAEAKAVVVAPSLVSDRYVQLTPAYADGPVMASGAVISKEHTVTPAELDDLYRSANALTEALGPQGANDQGALSALLDTGAANLEGNGENLNTTVQRLGELSSTLARSEGDLFATVENLNTFTATLAQSDAQIRDFYGRTADVTTTLAGQKDQIGASLESLALALGDVERFVRDNRQQLSSNVENLTGVTQALVDQRQALGEVIDIAPTAAANFTNAYDAASGAVAVRGEFNELSAPPVLMVCKLIQASTPRPIPPELTETCEELEPVLSGAVPLPSVNETVSSLQQGELPPLPLPVLENLGSLDGAPAEDGPR, encoded by the coding sequence ATGAAGCGCACGGTGCGGGTGCCAGCCACCCGGTGGCTCGTCGTCGGCTGCGTTCTGGCGCTGCTCGTCAGCGCCGGTCTGTGGTGGGTCGGTCAGATGACCGGCACCCGCGTGACGGCCTATGTGGACAAAGCGGTCGGCCTGTACCAGGGCTCGGCCGTGCGGGTGCTGGGCATTCAGGTCGGCACGATCGAGTCGGTCGCGCCGAAGGGCGAGGTCGTGCAGCTGGATCTGCGGGTCGACGAGGGCGTTGACATACCGGCGGAGGCCAAAGCGGTCGTGGTCGCGCCGAGCCTGGTCAGCGACCGCTACGTGCAGCTCACGCCTGCCTACGCCGACGGACCCGTGATGGCGTCGGGCGCGGTCATCTCGAAGGAACACACGGTCACGCCTGCGGAACTGGACGATCTCTACCGCAGTGCGAACGCGCTGACCGAGGCACTCGGACCGCAAGGAGCGAACGACCAGGGCGCGTTGTCCGCGCTGCTCGACACGGGCGCGGCCAATTTGGAAGGCAACGGGGAGAACCTCAACACGACCGTGCAGCGGTTGGGGGAGCTGTCCTCGACCCTGGCTCGTTCGGAGGGTGACCTGTTTGCCACCGTCGAGAACCTCAACACGTTCACGGCCACGCTCGCGCAGAGCGATGCCCAGATCCGCGACTTCTACGGCCGGACGGCGGACGTGACGACGACCCTGGCGGGGCAGAAAGATCAGATCGGGGCATCACTGGAATCGCTGGCCCTCGCACTCGGTGACGTCGAGCGGTTCGTCCGGGACAACCGGCAGCAGTTGTCGTCGAATGTGGAGAACCTGACCGGGGTGACGCAGGCGTTGGTGGACCAGCGGCAAGCACTCGGCGAGGTCATCGACATCGCGCCCACCGCAGCGGCGAACTTCACCAACGCCTACGACGCCGCGTCCGGTGCGGTGGCGGTGCGCGGCGAGTTCAACGAACTGTCCGCACCTCCCGTACTCATGGTGTGCAAGCTCATCCAGGCGAGCACGCCCCGACCGATCCCGCCCGAACTCACCGAGACCTGTGAGGAGCTCGAACCCGTGCTCAGTGGCGCGGTACCGCTGCCGTCGGTGAACGAGACAGTGTCGAGTCTGCAGCAGGGGGAGTTGCCCCCGCTGCCGCTGCCGGTGTTGGAGAACCTCGGCTCGCTCGACGGGGCACCGGCCGAGGATGGCCCACGATGA